A genomic stretch from Dehalococcoidia bacterium includes:
- the dapA gene encoding 4-hydroxy-tetrahydrodipicolinate synthase, which yields MAEIGRLLTAMVTPFDEEGEIDYAKARKLARALLDSGSDGLVIGGTTGESPSMSDDEKIRLFAEVKEEVGDEAAVIAGTTDNNHRKSVELSVEAEKVGADGLLLTVPAYNKPTMEGLYQHFKAIAEATSLPGILYNVPSRTSLNMDHATTLRLAEIENIVGVKEASSDPVQITQIIDGAPDGFRVWSGNDDETFSIMCTGGYGIVSVAAHIVGLQIKEMMGRILEGDIEAAAAEHRRLLPLFKAIFWVTNPIPIKYAVNRAGFDIGQPRLPLWEADDAFTSKFDPLMDQYDIDLPVNGS from the coding sequence ATGGCTGAGATCGGACGACTGCTGACAGCAATGGTTACTCCCTTCGACGAAGAGGGAGAGATTGACTATGCAAAGGCCCGCAAGTTGGCCCGCGCACTTCTGGACTCTGGGTCAGATGGCTTGGTGATCGGTGGCACTACCGGCGAATCGCCGTCAATGAGCGACGACGAAAAAATTCGCCTCTTCGCCGAGGTGAAGGAAGAGGTCGGAGACGAGGCCGCAGTAATTGCGGGTACCACGGACAACAACCACCGCAAGTCAGTTGAGCTGTCCGTCGAGGCCGAGAAGGTTGGAGCTGACGGTCTTCTCCTGACAGTTCCAGCCTACAACAAGCCCACCATGGAGGGCCTGTACCAGCACTTCAAGGCTATCGCCGAAGCCACTTCCCTACCCGGTATCCTGTATAACGTACCATCACGAACTTCCTTGAACATGGACCATGCCACCACGCTGAGACTTGCCGAGATTGAGAACATCGTCGGCGTGAAAGAGGCCTCAAGCGACCCGGTCCAGATTACCCAGATCATAGACGGTGCACCTGACGGATTCCGTGTCTGGTCCGGTAACGACGATGAGACATTCTCAATTATGTGTACAGGCGGCTACGGGATAGTAAGCGTGGCTGCCCACATTGTCGGTCTCCAGATCAAGGAGATGATGGGACGGATTCTGGAAGGCGACATTGAAGCTGCCGCCGCGGAGCACAGGCGGCTCCTGCCTCTGTTCAAGGCGATCTTCTGGGTCACCAACCCTATCCCGATAAAGTACGCGGTCAACCGAGCGGGCTTTGATATTGGCCAGCCCAGACTGCCCCTGTGGGAGGCAGATGACGCCTTCACCAGCAAGTTCGACCCGCTGATGGACCAGTACGATATCGACCTGCCGGTGAACGGTTCCTAA
- a CDS encoding adenylosuccinate synthase: MPAYAVLGAQWGDEGKGKIVDVLARDAQIVARFAGGNNAGHTVVNDQGKFSFHLIPCGVFWPDALNVIGNGVVVDPDVLLEEIDDLKSRGIDISHRIVVSERAHLIMPYHVILDELAEIARGSSRIGTTGKGIGPAYADKAARTGVRAADLLDIEALIPRLEGILNYTNAVITKVYGGDALSFEEVYDKCRDWSVRLAQYIGPAEKIINQALAAGENVLLEGAQGVLLDLDHGTYPFVTSSNPTIGGASVGLGVSPTHIEGITGVFKAYTTRVGTGPLPTELNDNTGETIRELAQEFGTTTGRPRRVGWFDAVAAKYSSLINGYTSAVLTRLDVLDGFEAVRICTQYVNEDGEVTDDFPGGVAALEKARPIFEEMPGWDRPTASVRRYEDLPKEARDYVERIQELIGCPIDVISTGPHRDETVMVRQMMHV, encoded by the coding sequence ATGCCTGCGTATGCAGTTCTAGGCGCCCAGTGGGGCGATGAGGGAAAGGGCAAGATAGTCGACGTCCTTGCGCGGGACGCCCAGATCGTTGCCCGCTTCGCCGGCGGAAACAATGCCGGTCACACGGTCGTAAACGACCAAGGGAAGTTCAGCTTCCACCTCATCCCATGCGGAGTCTTCTGGCCGGATGCCCTGAACGTAATTGGGAACGGTGTCGTAGTAGACCCGGACGTGCTTCTCGAAGAGATCGATGACCTGAAGTCGAGGGGAATCGACATCAGTCACCGAATCGTCGTGAGCGAGCGAGCTCACCTCATAATGCCGTACCACGTAATTCTGGACGAGCTTGCCGAGATAGCAAGGGGAAGTTCCCGGATAGGAACAACTGGCAAGGGTATTGGCCCCGCGTACGCCGACAAGGCAGCTCGCACAGGTGTGCGTGCAGCGGACCTTCTCGATATTGAGGCGCTTATCCCCAGGCTCGAAGGCATTCTTAACTACACCAACGCGGTCATTACCAAGGTGTACGGTGGGGACGCCCTATCGTTCGAGGAAGTCTACGACAAGTGTCGTGACTGGAGTGTGAGACTTGCCCAGTACATCGGACCTGCTGAAAAGATAATCAACCAGGCGCTGGCGGCGGGTGAGAATGTACTCCTGGAAGGTGCGCAGGGAGTCCTTCTGGACCTCGACCACGGTACATACCCGTTTGTCACTTCCTCGAATCCTACAATCGGTGGAGCATCTGTCGGCCTCGGCGTGAGTCCTACACACATCGAAGGCATTACCGGCGTCTTCAAGGCATACACTACACGTGTCGGCACCGGACCCTTGCCTACGGAGCTAAATGACAATACCGGTGAGACTATCAGAGAACTGGCGCAGGAGTTCGGAACTACTACAGGCAGGCCCAGGAGGGTAGGCTGGTTCGACGCAGTCGCAGCCAAGTACAGCTCCCTGATCAACGGGTACACGTCTGCGGTACTTACTCGCCTGGATGTTCTCGATGGATTCGAGGCGGTCAGGATATGCACCCAGTACGTCAACGAAGATGGCGAGGTGACAGACGACTTCCCAGGGGGAGTCGCAGCACTCGAAAAGGCCCGTCCAATTTTTGAAGAGATGCCAGGCTGGGACCGTCCTACAGCGAGCGTGCGTCGATACGAGGACCTTCCCAAGGAGGCCCGGGACTACGTCGAGCGCATCCAGGAGTTAATTGGCTGCCCGATCGACGTAATCTCTACAGGGCCACATCGTGATGAGACTGTGATGGTCAGGCAGATGATGCACGTCTAG
- a CDS encoding 4-hydroxy-tetrahydrodipicolinate reductase: protein MSTINVVVHGALGKMGQEVLNAVANAEDMTPIGAADQVADPGSISLPDGSAQVPISNDLAQVVSGADVVVDFSTADGAMSAMRAATAHSVNVVVGSTGLSEDNYQEADGLANEHGVGIIIAPNFAMGAVLMIHLAKEAGRFFDYADLTETHHEAKIDAPSGTALAIARAAVEGKSGGFTNVRAEKELIEGPRGGDFEGISVHSARMPGRVAHHELVFGGLGQTLTIRHDSISRESFMPGVTMAIRAVVNRKGLTVGLENLMGLA, encoded by the coding sequence ATGTCAACCATAAACGTCGTCGTACATGGCGCACTCGGCAAGATGGGACAGGAAGTACTAAACGCGGTCGCAAATGCAGAGGACATGACCCCGATTGGCGCAGCGGACCAGGTAGCAGACCCTGGAAGTATTTCTCTCCCCGACGGGTCCGCTCAGGTTCCGATTTCGAACGATCTCGCCCAAGTAGTTTCAGGTGCCGATGTTGTAGTCGACTTCTCTACTGCTGATGGGGCGATGTCTGCAATGAGGGCTGCCACTGCTCACAGTGTGAACGTCGTAGTTGGTAGCACCGGTCTGAGCGAGGACAACTACCAGGAAGCCGATGGCCTCGCCAACGAACACGGTGTCGGTATCATCATTGCGCCAAACTTCGCGATGGGCGCCGTCCTCATGATTCACCTCGCCAAAGAGGCTGGACGATTCTTCGACTACGCCGATCTGACTGAAACACACCACGAAGCCAAGATCGACGCACCTTCAGGCACTGCCCTCGCAATTGCTCGAGCCGCTGTTGAAGGTAAGTCCGGAGGCTTCACTAACGTCCGCGCCGAAAAGGAGCTGATCGAAGGACCCCGAGGAGGCGACTTCGAAGGCATTAGTGTGCACAGCGCCCGAATGCCGGGTCGCGTCGCCCACCACGAGCTTGTGTTTGGCGGACTCGGTCAGACGCTCACTATCAGGCACGATTCCATCAGCCGGGAGAGTTTCATGCCCGGTGTCACTATGGCGATACGTGCAGTGGTCAACCGCAAGGGCTTAACAGTAGGTCTCGAAAACCTTATGGGACTCGCCTAG
- a CDS encoding polyribonucleotide nucleotidyltransferase produces the protein MTTTLFDLKLGDGVLSFECGKLAQKANGSVLVKYHDNVLLVTATTANPREGIDFFPLTVDVEERLYARGKIPGSFFKREGRPSTHSILIARLTDRPIRPLFPKDFRNEVQIIATPLSSDTTNPYDMIAIIGASTALTISDIPFEGPISATRMGYIDGEFVVNPSYEQIEESQLDLMVAGSRSGVIMMEAGANEVTEDLVLEAIERAQEVNLEIIELQEELAKAYGKPPLEYVPRSYDHDLTQAVGDEIANDLAEALKLDGEETDSRVAEIKAAVFEKHGEEHDQSMVATAFDEAFEAAFKRRVLETGERPDGRGLKEIRPLSSEVGLFPRTHGTGLFTRGETQVLGVCTLGSVGDAQKIDNMSPEDEKRFMLHYNFPPFSTGEARPMRSTGRREIGHGALAERAMSAVLPSEEEFPYTIRLVGECLSSNGSTSMATVCACTLALMDAGVPIKTPVAGISIGLVTGEGGQYVTLTDIQGKEDHMGDMDFKVAGTENGITAIQLDMKVKSISYDVIYDALHQAKEARGEILDQIESTLPEYRSEMSEYAPRMESIQIAVDKIGAVIGPGGKIIRGIVDETGASVDIQDDGTIIIGSSDGNAAERAKQMIRDLTKEIEIGEIYTGKVVRTTDFGAFIELLPGKDGMVHISELANYRVPTVEDEVTVGDEVTVLVTDVDQTGRVRLSRRALLSDADEDGEDPVEAALKRQRAGRGGGQRRGGGGFGGDRGDRGDRGPRRNGPGRGPRNRDRDFDGGRPRGGGRDRDRDRDRDDGRRSGYRSQSRGGYGGGRDRDRDRDSDRNRGEGRPRRDRF, from the coding sequence ATGACGACGACCCTTTTTGATCTCAAACTAGGTGATGGAGTTCTATCATTTGAGTGCGGGAAGCTGGCCCAGAAAGCCAACGGCTCAGTACTCGTCAAGTACCACGACAATGTGCTGTTGGTTACAGCAACGACCGCAAATCCGAGAGAAGGCATAGACTTCTTCCCGTTGACCGTAGATGTCGAAGAGCGACTCTACGCTCGTGGGAAGATTCCTGGAAGCTTCTTCAAGCGCGAGGGGAGGCCCTCCACCCATTCGATCCTGATCGCTAGACTTACTGATCGCCCAATCCGACCACTGTTCCCCAAGGACTTTCGCAACGAGGTCCAGATAATCGCTACTCCGCTGTCGTCGGATACAACAAATCCCTACGACATGATCGCCATAATCGGCGCGTCGACGGCACTCACCATTTCGGACATTCCATTTGAGGGGCCTATTTCAGCAACTCGAATGGGCTATATCGATGGAGAATTCGTCGTCAACCCGTCATACGAGCAGATTGAGGAGAGCCAACTCGACCTTATGGTCGCTGGTTCCCGCTCAGGCGTAATTATGATGGAGGCCGGCGCCAACGAGGTCACGGAGGATTTAGTTCTCGAGGCCATCGAGCGCGCCCAGGAAGTCAACCTGGAGATAATTGAGCTTCAGGAAGAACTCGCAAAGGCCTATGGGAAGCCCCCTCTGGAATACGTGCCCCGCTCGTATGACCATGACCTTACGCAGGCCGTAGGCGACGAGATTGCTAACGACCTGGCCGAAGCGTTGAAACTGGACGGTGAGGAAACTGACTCGCGAGTGGCAGAGATCAAGGCTGCAGTCTTTGAAAAGCACGGCGAGGAGCATGACCAGTCGATGGTCGCCACCGCCTTTGACGAGGCCTTCGAGGCTGCTTTCAAGCGCCGGGTACTGGAAACTGGCGAACGTCCGGACGGTCGCGGCCTGAAAGAGATTCGGCCGCTGTCGAGCGAAGTCGGTCTGTTCCCAAGGACTCACGGTACCGGCCTATTCACGAGGGGTGAAACCCAGGTACTCGGGGTATGCACACTGGGCTCGGTTGGAGACGCTCAGAAGATTGACAACATGAGTCCCGAAGACGAGAAGCGATTTATGCTTCACTACAACTTCCCGCCGTTCTCGACGGGTGAGGCGAGGCCGATGCGCTCCACAGGTCGGCGTGAGATCGGACACGGCGCTCTCGCTGAGCGGGCAATGTCCGCTGTACTTCCGTCCGAAGAGGAGTTCCCCTACACCATCAGGTTAGTTGGCGAATGCCTTAGCTCCAACGGTTCCACCTCTATGGCAACTGTTTGTGCATGCACACTCGCCCTGATGGACGCTGGTGTACCCATCAAAACTCCTGTGGCCGGCATCTCCATTGGCCTGGTAACCGGAGAGGGCGGACAGTACGTCACGCTCACCGACATCCAGGGCAAAGAAGACCACATGGGCGACATGGACTTCAAGGTCGCTGGCACCGAGAACGGGATCACGGCCATCCAGCTTGACATGAAGGTCAAGAGCATCAGTTACGATGTGATCTACGACGCCCTCCACCAGGCAAAGGAGGCCCGAGGCGAGATCCTAGACCAGATCGAAAGCACGCTTCCCGAGTACCGCAGCGAAATGAGCGAATACGCGCCAAGGATGGAGTCGATCCAGATAGCGGTTGACAAGATCGGCGCTGTTATCGGACCCGGCGGCAAGATCATTCGAGGAATCGTGGACGAAACTGGAGCATCTGTTGACATCCAGGACGACGGAACAATCATCATTGGCTCCAGTGATGGAAACGCTGCTGAACGCGCGAAGCAGATGATCCGCGACCTGACCAAGGAAATCGAGATCGGTGAGATATACACCGGCAAGGTGGTCCGGACTACGGACTTCGGCGCATTCATAGAGTTGCTGCCTGGCAAGGACGGGATGGTCCATATCAGCGAGCTCGCCAACTACCGGGTTCCCACGGTCGAGGACGAAGTGACAGTGGGCGACGAGGTTACCGTGCTGGTAACTGATGTAGATCAGACTGGACGAGTCAGACTCTCACGACGCGCTCTGTTGAGCGATGCCGACGAGGATGGTGAGGACCCAGTTGAGGCCGCGCTGAAGAGACAGCGGGCTGGACGTGGAGGCGGACAGAGACGCGGCGGCGGCGGATTCGGTGGTGATAGAGGCGACAGAGGTGATAGAGGCCCAAGGAGAAATGGCCCCGGTCGAGGTCCCCGAAACAGGGACAGAGACTTCGATGGAGGCAGACCTCGCGGCGGCGGCAGAGACCGTGACCGCGACAGAGACCGCGATGACGGAAGAAGGTCAGGCTACCGGTCGCAGTCCCGTGGCGGATATGGTGGTGGCCGAGATCGTGACCGAGATCGCGATAGTGATCGTAACAGAGGGGAAGGCAGGCCACGCAGGGACCGCTTCTAG
- the rpsO gene encoding 30S ribosomal protein S15 — MDAAEKQAIVAEYRTNDDDTGSTDIQVAVLTARINRLTEHLRENKHDESTRRGLLKMVGRRRRLLRYLNREDVSRYRSLISRLGLRG; from the coding sequence TTGGACGCGGCTGAAAAGCAGGCAATAGTCGCTGAATACAGAACGAACGACGATGACACCGGCTCTACCGATATACAGGTGGCGGTGTTAACGGCCCGCATAAACAGACTTACTGAACACCTGAGAGAGAACAAACACGACGAGTCCACCAGGCGTGGGCTCCTCAAGATGGTGGGCCGGCGGCGTAGACTACTCCGATACCTCAATCGCGAGGACGTTTCGCGCTATAGATCGCTTATTTCGAGGCTTGGCCTCAGAGGCTAA
- a CDS encoding alpha/beta hydrolase — protein MTTTPQSQGLSLHDAARAQGVTFEREAVPEDRYVEANGMRFHYLDWGNPDAPDMLLLHGFAQTCHSWDFVALAFCDRYHVVALDQRGHGDSDWSESGDYSPEIQQADIAGVVSAIGLRDFVLMGLSMGGRNSFTYAATHPGEVRALVVVDAGPQNMQTGSQKIRNFVQQDDELDSIEDFVQRVLNYNPLRDPVQVRGSIRHNLKELPNGKWTWKYDKRFRQPGGRRFQHDPQMTERLWGYMESLACPTLVVRGSQSDIIALDTADGMHKRIPNGRMATVENAGHLVMGDNPSGFERAVTEFISEIDG, from the coding sequence GTGACAACGACTCCACAAAGTCAGGGTCTGTCGCTACACGACGCAGCCCGCGCCCAGGGTGTGACATTCGAGAGAGAGGCAGTCCCAGAAGATCGATATGTCGAAGCCAACGGTATGAGATTCCACTATCTCGATTGGGGTAATCCAGATGCGCCCGACATGCTTTTGCTTCACGGCTTTGCCCAGACCTGCCACTCCTGGGACTTCGTCGCGCTCGCCTTCTGCGATCGATACCATGTTGTAGCGCTTGACCAACGCGGACACGGCGACAGCGACTGGTCAGAGTCTGGCGACTACTCCCCGGAGATACAACAGGCAGACATAGCGGGCGTTGTTTCGGCAATTGGACTGCGCGACTTTGTTCTAATGGGACTATCTATGGGTGGCCGAAACTCGTTCACCTACGCCGCGACGCATCCAGGAGAGGTTAGAGCTCTGGTAGTAGTGGACGCTGGCCCGCAAAACATGCAGACTGGTTCCCAGAAGATTCGTAACTTTGTGCAGCAGGATGACGAGCTCGACTCCATCGAAGACTTCGTCCAGCGAGTGCTGAATTACAATCCGCTCCGAGACCCCGTCCAGGTTAGAGGCTCAATACGCCACAACCTGAAGGAGCTCCCGAACGGCAAGTGGACCTGGAAGTACGACAAGCGATTCAGGCAGCCGGGCGGTCGACGTTTCCAGCACGACCCGCAGATGACGGAGCGGCTCTGGGGCTATATGGAGAGTCTTGCCTGCCCTACCCTTGTTGTGCGGGGCTCTCAGAGCGATATCATCGCGCTGGACACCGCCGACGGAATGCACAAGCGAATACCCAACGGCAGAATGGCAACGGTCGAGAACGCAGGACACCTGGTAATGGGCGACAACCCTTCAGGGTTTGAAAGGGCCGTTACCGAGTTCATCAGCGAGATCGATGGATAG
- a CDS encoding aspartate-semialdehyde dehydrogenase has translation MNECNIAIVGATGAVGEVFLRIIEERNFPAGTIRLCASERSVGKRLKVRGEEIEVELATPELLSEVDFAFVAASTAVSRELAPLAAENGAVAIDDSSAFRMDPEVPLVVPEVNGSDLDSHRGIVAIPNCTTTPLVMALKPLHENNAVKRVVASTYQSVTGTGAAAAEELRVQSRAAVGGDEVTAEVYPHPIAFNVLPHVEPFWDNGYTNEEMKMQNETRKILHAPEIKVSATCVRVPVVVSHSEAVNIEFEDPISPGEVREILQSAPGLRLVDDPQANVYPMPIEAEGEDDVFVGRIRSDLALDNGIAMWLSCDNLRKGAALNSIQIAEEMMARDLLLR, from the coding sequence TTGAACGAGTGCAACATTGCCATTGTTGGCGCTACCGGGGCTGTCGGTGAGGTCTTTCTAAGGATCATCGAGGAGCGCAACTTTCCAGCTGGGACGATTCGTCTCTGCGCTTCTGAGAGGTCGGTCGGCAAGAGGCTCAAGGTGCGAGGCGAGGAGATCGAGGTCGAGCTTGCGACCCCCGAGTTGCTGAGCGAGGTCGATTTCGCATTCGTTGCTGCATCCACTGCAGTGAGCAGGGAGTTGGCTCCACTGGCTGCAGAGAACGGTGCTGTCGCCATCGACGATAGCTCGGCATTCAGGATGGATCCTGAAGTGCCGCTGGTTGTGCCGGAAGTAAATGGGAGCGATCTGGACTCTCATCGCGGCATCGTTGCAATTCCTAATTGCACGACCACACCGTTGGTAATGGCACTCAAGCCGCTCCACGAGAACAACGCCGTCAAGCGCGTCGTCGCGTCGACCTACCAGTCCGTAACCGGGACCGGAGCTGCTGCTGCAGAGGAGCTCAGAGTGCAGTCTAGGGCAGCTGTCGGCGGTGACGAAGTAACAGCGGAAGTGTACCCCCATCCGATAGCGTTCAACGTGCTGCCCCATGTGGAGCCATTCTGGGACAACGGCTACACGAACGAAGAAATGAAGATGCAGAACGAGACTCGCAAGATTCTGCATGCCCCTGAGATCAAGGTCTCGGCAACGTGTGTGCGCGTACCCGTTGTGGTCAGCCATAGTGAGGCCGTCAATATCGAATTCGAAGACCCAATCAGTCCTGGGGAGGTGCGCGAGATCCTACAGAGTGCGCCCGGTTTGCGATTGGTGGACGATCCTCAGGCGAACGTGTATCCTATGCCCATCGAAGCTGAGGGCGAGGACGATGTCTTCGTCGGACGCATACGCTCCGACCTTGCCCTCGACAACGGCATAGCTATGTGGCTATCGTGCGACAACCTCAGAAAGGGCGCGGCCCTCAACTCTATCCAAATTGCCGAGGAGATGATGGCTCGGGACCTACTGCTGAGGTAA